TACGCATGAGGTTTTTTGTACCCGTTTTCTAGGGATTGATGATTTTCTTTTTCGATGTGAGCCGTCAGGCCCCCCGGGTCAAAAAGACGATGACTCCAGGCCTATGATTTTTAGACAAACGCCTACGACGCATACGAAATATGGCACGCATGGAATGTCCCCCAAGATGGCGGTGCGCCTTGTTTTCGGCGCATCGTGCGCCCGCCGTCACCATAAACGCCATGCAACGTGCATTGGATACACTACATTGCGTATTCTCTGGGCGGCGAACGCACAAGATGTAGCTCTAAAACATCCGGATGTTCAAGAAGAATTTTTTCCACAGATTTCATGTAATCATTTAATATCAATGTATTGTAGTGTTATTTTGAATTTTTTACTCAATGTCGCATCCGAACTCGATGTCTTTGGAGAGCATCGTTGCGGCAGGTGAAAATGCTTGAGTTCATGGGCCTTCAACGCGCAAAGTTCAACTTTTGGGGGAGTTTTCGTCGTGCGGGGCGCCACCTCCCGTGTCCGCCTCGAACTAAGAATCGGGTTGGGGGATTCGTGTAGGGATAAGGGGTCCTTGCCGAATAAAAATACGGGGCATATTCTGTGGCTTTATTGCCGGTAGCGGTTTATGAATCGCGCAGTATGACGCCCGCAAAAATCGGGTTCGTACCCGGGTCCCGGCCTTTGGATAACGCCAAGTCCAGATGCACTGCATATTGATTTTAAGGAGATTCCTCGTCATGTCTATTTCAACGCGCCTCTATACCTTATTGAAAGGCGATTTGGTCGGCGCCGATGAATTCGGCAATCGGTATTACCGCTCCAAGGGACCCAAGCTTAATGGGCGCGAACGTCGTTGGGTGCTTTATCGGGGTAAGGCCGAACCTTCGAAGGTGCCCGGCGAATGGCATGCCTGGCTACATCACACCAGCGCCGCGCCTTTGTCGGAAAAGGGGATACAGCCCAAGGCGTGGCAAAAAGAGCATTTGCCTAATCTAACGGGGACGGTCAACGCCTATCATCCCAAGGGCCATCCTGCGGCCGGGGCGCAGCGCCAGCACGCCACGGGCGATTATCAGGCTTGGCAACCGGAATAATCTCCTTATAACGTAAAGGATAGAGGGGGTTCTGGGGGGGGGCGTCCAGGCAAATACGCCCCGCCGAGAGCATATCGAGTTCGCATAAAGAGCGTGTAATTGATGAGGGCCAGCAGACCGTGAATACGGAAACTCGCAATATCGTTACAGGCGCGGTGGTGTTCGCTATTTTTGTGATGGCGGTGGTCTTTTCGTATACCTCGCGGGACATTGGCGCGGGCGCATCGGGCGACTATTATGAGCTTAACGCCGTGTTTAACCGGATCGACGGCCTATACGAAGGCGACGATGTTCGTTTGGCGGGTGTGCGTGTCGGAACGGTCGGGATGCAGCGGCTCGATAAAAACTATCGGGCCGTGGTGACCTTAAAAATTAAAAAGGATGTCGTGCTGCCCAAGGATTCTTCCGCCGCCATTCACACCGACGGTCTTTTCGGCTCCAAGGCCGTCGTGTTGGAACCGGGTGGGGATATAAAGAACTTGAAATCGGGCGATACTATTTCCTTTACTCAGGACTCCGTGATCGTCAGTGATTTGTTGAACTTGATCATCTCCGAAGGCAAGGCGCGCCGCCAGGAGAAAAAACCCGCCGCGAATGGAAAATGAGTGAGGATACCATGGGCAGACACGCGATCGAGACGGTGATGGGGGCGGCGGTTTTGATCGTGGCCGGCGTTTTTGTCTATTTCGCCATCAACACCGCCCAAGTCGGAACCATGTCCGGTTACGAGGTGAAGGCCGCCTTTTATACGATCGGCGGGCTGAGCAAGGGATCGGACGTTCGCTTAAGCGGCGTCAAGGTGGGAACCGTCGTCGATGCGGGGCTCGACCCTAAAAACTATGATGCTATGGTGACCTTGCGTTTGGCCGGTGATGTTCGTCTGCCTAAGGATACGGTGGCCTCGATTACGTCCAGTGGTATGTTGGGCGATAAATACGTTCGTCTGGAACCGGGTAAGGATACCGCCATGATCGCCGATGGCGGGCAAATCACCCACACCAAGGATTACCGTTCTCTGGAAGATCAGGTCGGTGAGATTATTTTTCTCGCCACCGGCGGGACGGGCAAGGGTAACCCATAACGCCATCCTTTATGTGCATCGGAAAGGTTTTCCCCTTATGCGCCAAAATACGCGGAGCGCTGGTCCGACC
This genomic window from Varunaivibrio sulfuroxidans contains:
- a CDS encoding NADH:ubiquinone oxidoreductase subunit NDUFA12, which encodes MSISTRLYTLLKGDLVGADEFGNRYYRSKGPKLNGRERRWVLYRGKAEPSKVPGEWHAWLHHTSAAPLSEKGIQPKAWQKEHLPNLTGTVNAYHPKGHPAAGAQRQHATGDYQAWQPE
- a CDS encoding MlaD family protein; amino-acid sequence: MNTETRNIVTGAVVFAIFVMAVVFSYTSRDIGAGASGDYYELNAVFNRIDGLYEGDDVRLAGVRVGTVGMQRLDKNYRAVVTLKIKKDVVLPKDSSAAIHTDGLFGSKAVVLEPGGDIKNLKSGDTISFTQDSVIVSDLLNLIISEGKARRQEKKPAANGK
- the mlaD gene encoding outer membrane lipid asymmetry maintenance protein MlaD; protein product: MSEDTMGRHAIETVMGAAVLIVAGVFVYFAINTAQVGTMSGYEVKAAFYTIGGLSKGSDVRLSGVKVGTVVDAGLDPKNYDAMVTLRLAGDVRLPKDTVASITSSGMLGDKYVRLEPGKDTAMIADGGQITHTKDYRSLEDQVGEIIFLATGGTGKGNP